ATTTAGCTCATGAGTATGAAAAATGAAGATATAGAACTCGAACAGGAGGTCCTTCAAGCAGAATATATGCAGGCTCAGCAACCTGCGCTTTTGGTCCTTTTGGCCCAAGGTATTTCTATTGTTTTCCACCCTTTTCTGATTTTGCTCTACGCCTTTGTCCTTTTGGCCTATTGCAATCCCTTTTTGTTTCGGGTGAGTAGCTTTGCCGCCGTTTTCGAGAATAAGGTCAATAGTATGCTCTTTATTTGGTTGGCCATTTTCTCTTTTGCGGTCCCTCTGCTCACGGTTCTCATGATGCGGGCCCTCAATTTTGTCTCTTCCCTACAGATGCCTGGCCGCATGGAACGCATCGGCCCCTATATTGTGGTGGGCCTTTTATATATGGTCATTTTTGTCAATTTTAAAAATAATCCCGGCGTCCCTCTAGAACTAACGGCCTTTGCTTTGGGCAGTACGATTGCGCTGTTCATCTCTTTTTTCTTCAATCTA
This genomic interval from Saprospira grandis contains the following:
- a CDS encoding phosphatidic acid phosphatase, with translation MSMKNEDIELEQEVLQAEYMQAQQPALLVLLAQGISIVFHPFLILLYAFVLLAYCNPFLFRVSSFAAVFENKVNSMLFIWLAIFSFAVPLLTVLMMRALNFVSSLQMPGRMERIGPYIVVGLLYMVIFVNFKNNPGVPLELTAFALGSTIALFISFFFNLFSKISVHTTGMGGLVAMTLLAVSRSYDGQGYLLVWVVLLAGLVGTARLLLGAHKTKEVYGGYASGFMGQMIAFNYLFATAAEQM